CTACACTTATATCGAAAAAAGAAAGGCAAATACTTTTGATGGTTACATCGGTTTTTCGAATGACGAAAACAAAAAGCTAACACTCAATGGATACCTAGACATAGCACTATTAAACACTCTTCATGCCGGAGAACAATTTTCGCTATATTGGAAAAGCGATGGAAATCAACAAAAAACCTTCAATACAAAAATAGAAATCCCATATATTTTTCAATCATCATTGGGACTAAAAGCACAATTAAACATCTTCAAACAAGACAGTACTTTTCAAAACACTAAAACCTCCATAGATCTAGGCTATCTTATAAACTACAATACAAAAATATACTTTGGCTATCAATCCACAGAATCAAGCGATATTCAAAACACAAATAACGCAACCATTAGTGATTATAAAAACTCATACATCACTTCAACTTTTGAATATAAAAAAAGAGATCCCGAAAACAATCTTTTTCCGAGGAAAGCTTCTATAAATTTTATAATGGGATATGGAAAACGAAACACAAACGGTGATCCGGAAACAGTAGATTCAAGCCCCCAATTCTATACAAATTCAAATCTTTCTTACAATTTCAAAATAGATAAAAGAAACTATATCTATATAAATCCACAATTTTTCTATTTGAAAAGCAAAAATTACATTACTAACGAATTATTTAGATTTGGCGGAATAAATTCGATAAGAGGTTTTTCAGAAAATAGTCTTCAAGCAAATTTCACATCCATGCTTCTTACAGAATACCGATACATTGTTTCAGATAATTTATATATAAACTCAATTATCGATTACGCAATATATCAAGACTTAACAAGAAATTCAAATCCCAAAAAAATTAACAATTTAACAGGAATTGGAATTGGGGCAACAATACAAACATCTGGCGGTTTATTGAGGATTAATCTCGCAAACGGAGGCGAAAGCATTAAAGAAATACAATTATTTAACACTATGGTCAGCATATGTTATAATGTTAAATTTTAACCCTTCTCAAAAAAACTTTAAACTATCATTAGGAAAGTTAACAAATTATTAAGAGTTTTGCAACACTAATTCAAAATATTTAAAAATGAAACTAAAGTTCAATGGATTCTTAGTACTACTGTTAGTGCTAATGGCGCAGCTAAGTTTTGCGCAAGAAAGAACCGTTTCAGGGACAGTTTCCGACAATGCAGGAATGCCTTTGCCAGGCGTGAGCGTATTAGTAAAAGGAACTAAATCTGGAACACAAACTGATTTTGACGGAAAGTTCTCCATCAAAGCATCAACAAGCCAGGTATTGGTATTTAGCTACATTGGGATGAAAACCCAAGAAATAGCAGCGAGCTCATCACTAGTTAATGTAAAACTAGGTGATGCAGCACAAGAACTTGAAGGCGTTGTTGTAACGACAGCTTTAGGTGTAAAAAGAGAGAAAAAATCTTTAGGTTATTCTTCTCAATTAGTAACAGCTGAGCAGGTTAATAGCTCACCAACAAACAACTTCCTAAACAATTTATCTGGAAAAGTTGCCGGTTTAGAAATTAAAGCAAACTCTAACTTTGGAGGATCTACAAACATTGTCCTTAGAGGTGTTAAAAGTATCACTGGTAACAACCAAGCTTTGATTGTTGTTGATGGTGTAGCAGTTAGTAATGCAAATTTAAATGACACAGATTCACAAAACGGAAGACAAGGATTCGACTTTGGTAACTCTGCATCTGATATTGACCCAAACAATATTGAATCAATCAACGTTTTAAAAGGTGCTGCTGCAACAGCTCTTTACGGTAGTCAAGCTTCAAACGGAGCGATCATGATTACTACTAAAAAAGGGAAAAAGAATTCTGCATTAGGAGTTTCTGTTAGCTCAACAGTATCTGTTGGAGCAATAGACAAAAGCACTATGCCAAGATACCAAACTCAATACGGAGAAGGATATGGCGGAGAAGACAGTAGTTATACTGCTGACGTATTTGGTAATCCAAACGGACTTGTAGCTTCAACTGGAGACGATGCTTCTTACGGAAATAAATTTGACCCAAACATCATGGTATACCAATGGGATGCATTCGTATTAGGAAATCCTAACTACGGAAAAGCAACTCCTTGGGTAGCTGCTAAAAACGACCCTAAATCATTTTTTCAAAAATCAACTACCTACACAAACAACGTAAATTTAAGTGGTGGTGATGAAAAAGGAGCATACAATTTAGGATTTACAAACATCAACAACACAGGTGTTTTACCAAACAGTTTATTGAACAAAAACTCTCTTAACGGTAACTTCTCTAGAGATCTATCAGACAAATTAACTTCGACTGCATTCTTTACTTTTACTGACCAAAACACGACAGGTAGAAATAACACAGGATACGGAGACAACTTCATTGGAGGATTCAGACAATGGTGGGCAGTTAACAACGACATTAAAGAATTAGAAAGAGAATACAACAGAACAGGACAAAATACTACATGGAATCAAACTGATCCAACTAGTGGAAATTTAGCACCTGCTTTCTGGAACAACCCATATTTTGACAGATACCAAAATTACGAACAAGATTCTAGAACAAGATTCTTAGCAGGTACAAGTTTATCTTATAAAATTACACCAGACTTTGTACTTTTAGGACGTGCAACTATCGATTACTCTAACGACCAACAAGAATTAAGAAAAGCAGTTGGAAGTCACGCTGAAACATTTGGTATTAGTGGAGCTAACGATGGTTCAGGATATTCTTTATACAAAAGAGATTTCATGCAACAAACTTATGACTTCATCGCTACTTATAACTTTCAGTTAGGCGAAAACATTGGAGCAAAAGCTTTAGGTGGTTACACTTATTTAAGATCTGATGCATATTCAATTCAATCATCTACAACTGGTGGTTTAGCATCTCCAGGATTATACAGCTTAGAAAACTCTAATGTATTTTTACCAGCAAGAGAATCTCAAATTGCTTATGAAAAATCAGGATTGTACGCTCAATTATCATTAGACTACAAGAAATTCTTATTCTTAGAAGGATCTTTCAGAAATGATAAGAGTACAGCTTTACCAACAGAAAACAGCAACTACAACTACTACTCAATAGGTTCAAGTTTAATCTTCTCTGAATTAGTACAAGCAGACTGGTTATCTTTAGGAAAAGTAAGAATCAATTATGCACAAGTTGGTAATGACCCAGCAGCAGGAAGACTTGGAGCAAAAGTAAACAACTACGGTATCGACGGAAATCCTCTTTTTGGAAACAGCCCAACATATTTAGATTTTGCTAATTTAAAACCAGAAACTCAAAAAGCTTGGGAAGCAGGTTTAGAGATGTCAATGTTTAAAAATAGATTAAATTTTGATTTGTCATTATACAAAACAAACACAGAAGATCAAATTTTCAACGTACCACAATCTACTTCAACTGGAGTAAACTTCGCAACAGTTAATGCTGGAGAGATCGAAAACAAAGGTATCGAGTTAGCTTTATCTGGAAAAGTAATCAAAACACAAGATTTCACTTGGGATCTTGGAGTTAACTGGTCTACTAACAAAAACACAGTAGTTTCTTTAAACCAAGGAAGAGACAATTTATTATTAGCAACTTTTCAAGGAGGAGCTTCTTTAAACGCAACTGTTGGACAACCATACGGAACATTAAGAGGAAAAGACTATACTTATGACGCTAATGGAAATAAAGTTATCGATGCAGATGGATTTTACGTATTAGCATCAAACAAAGTTATCGGTAACACTCAAGCAAAATGGCTAGGTGGTATATCAAACAAATTCTCTTACAAAAATCTTTCTCTTAACTTCTTAATCGATGTTAAAAAAGGAGGAGATATCTTCTCACTAGATCAAGCGTACGGACAAGAAACAGGTATATATGACCTAGGAATAAATGACTTAG
This genomic window from Flavobacterium sp. 9 contains:
- a CDS encoding SusC/RagA family TonB-linked outer membrane protein; this encodes MKLKFNGFLVLLLVLMAQLSFAQERTVSGTVSDNAGMPLPGVSVLVKGTKSGTQTDFDGKFSIKASTSQVLVFSYIGMKTQEIAASSSLVNVKLGDAAQELEGVVVTTALGVKREKKSLGYSSQLVTAEQVNSSPTNNFLNNLSGKVAGLEIKANSNFGGSTNIVLRGVKSITGNNQALIVVDGVAVSNANLNDTDSQNGRQGFDFGNSASDIDPNNIESINVLKGAAATALYGSQASNGAIMITTKKGKKNSALGVSVSSTVSVGAIDKSTMPRYQTQYGEGYGGEDSSYTADVFGNPNGLVASTGDDASYGNKFDPNIMVYQWDAFVLGNPNYGKATPWVAAKNDPKSFFQKSTTYTNNVNLSGGDEKGAYNLGFTNINNTGVLPNSLLNKNSLNGNFSRDLSDKLTSTAFFTFTDQNTTGRNNTGYGDNFIGGFRQWWAVNNDIKELEREYNRTGQNTTWNQTDPTSGNLAPAFWNNPYFDRYQNYEQDSRTRFLAGTSLSYKITPDFVLLGRATIDYSNDQQELRKAVGSHAETFGISGANDGSGYSLYKRDFMQQTYDFIATYNFQLGENIGAKALGGYTYLRSDAYSIQSSTTGGLASPGLYSLENSNVFLPARESQIAYEKSGLYAQLSLDYKKFLFLEGSFRNDKSTALPTENSNYNYYSIGSSLIFSELVQADWLSLGKVRINYAQVGNDPAAGRLGAKVNNYGIDGNPLFGNSPTYLDFANLKPETQKAWEAGLEMSMFKNRLNFDLSLYKTNTEDQIFNVPQSTSTGVNFATVNAGEIENKGIELALSGKVIKTQDFTWDLGVNWSTNKNTVVSLNQGRDNLLLATFQGGASLNATVGQPYGTLRGKDYTYDANGNKVIDADGFYVLASNKVIGNTQAKWLGGISNKFSYKNLSLNFLIDVKKGGDIFSLDQAYGQETGIYDLGINDLGNSVRNPLTNGADSGGVILAGVHADGTPNTTRIDASTSGGTAFSSDVNPTKAYVYDGSFVKLREVGFTYTVPSQILDKLKLKGLSFSVIGNNVWIIQKNLPYSDPEAGSSAGNIQGFQSGVMPATKVYSFNVKLNF